From the genome of Thermococcus chitonophagus, one region includes:
- a CDS encoding FAD-dependent oxidoreductase, with protein MRPLDLTEKRGRKLKIFFEGKELEAYEGEKITVSLLANGIYWLTTSTEGRKRGAFTFGPVPMIVNGVRNVDARKTKVQDGMRVERQVYGEFQEEPVGDYSGSVKEVVVDVAVIGGGPSGLGATLELQDSLMVALIEEKGWLGGDLWIRGVKVEGFGDPKKAVEDMVNKLNENVKVFLGSSALGIFEKGEYFLIPVVKGNELIEVLAKRVVLATGAVESIMLFENNDMPGVFRRDFALEVMNVWEVAPGWNVAVTGSRAEEVIEEFERWGIDYLHIPNVKRVEGREKVEKVIDMNDNEYRVDALVFADGRRPDINPITQAGGRLFFRRGYFRPVIDQQHRIKHGIYVAGSAVSIKSHYANYIEGRLVGAYILREFGFDGEPCVYEEKLKEYEPEALQIPRIPFDKFNLEDVQICGCDVSLKKVDDVVRRGITDLQIIKRLTHLAMGFCQGRYCLFNGAVVVAQRTGKKLSEIDLPVARSPIKNVRMGVLARR; from the coding sequence TTGAGACCATTAGATCTCACAGAAAAGAGAGGTAGAAAACTCAAAATATTCTTCGAGGGAAAGGAGCTTGAGGCTTACGAAGGTGAGAAAATCACGGTTTCCCTACTTGCTAATGGAATTTACTGGCTAACAACTAGTACTGAAGGTAGAAAGAGAGGAGCTTTTACATTTGGCCCTGTTCCCATGATAGTTAACGGCGTTAGGAACGTTGATGCCAGAAAAACAAAGGTTCAAGATGGCATGAGAGTTGAGAGGCAGGTTTACGGTGAGTTTCAGGAGGAGCCAGTTGGAGACTACTCTGGGAGCGTTAAAGAAGTTGTTGTTGACGTTGCGGTTATTGGGGGCGGACCTTCGGGTCTAGGAGCAACACTTGAGCTTCAAGATAGCTTGATGGTAGCCTTAATTGAGGAAAAAGGATGGCTTGGAGGGGATTTATGGATAAGAGGCGTAAAAGTTGAAGGGTTTGGAGATCCTAAAAAGGCTGTCGAGGACATGGTGAATAAGCTGAATGAAAACGTGAAGGTATTCTTGGGTAGCTCTGCCCTTGGCATTTTCGAGAAGGGGGAGTACTTCTTAATTCCGGTTGTTAAAGGCAACGAGTTAATCGAGGTATTGGCCAAGAGGGTAGTTCTCGCAACAGGAGCCGTTGAGAGCATAATGCTCTTCGAAAACAATGACATGCCTGGAGTCTTTAGGAGAGACTTTGCATTGGAAGTAATGAACGTTTGGGAGGTTGCCCCAGGATGGAACGTGGCTGTAACTGGAAGCAGAGCAGAGGAGGTCATCGAAGAGTTTGAAAGATGGGGAATTGACTACCTTCATATTCCAAACGTGAAGAGGGTAGAGGGGAGAGAGAAAGTTGAGAAAGTTATAGATATGAACGATAATGAATATAGGGTTGATGCCTTAGTCTTCGCCGATGGAAGGAGGCCGGACATAAACCCGATAACTCAAGCGGGAGGGAGGCTGTTCTTTAGGAGAGGCTATTTTAGGCCGGTGATAGATCAGCAACACAGGATAAAGCATGGAATTTACGTTGCTGGAAGCGCTGTTTCCATCAAGTCCCACTATGCTAACTACATAGAGGGCAGACTCGTTGGAGCCTACATCTTGAGGGAATTTGGATTTGACGGTGAACCCTGTGTTTACGAAGAAAAGCTCAAAGAGTACGAGCCTGAAGCACTTCAAATTCCGCGGATACCCTTTGATAAGTTCAATCTTGAGGACGTTCAGATATGCGGTTGTGATGTTTCCCTAAAGAAGGTTGATGACGTCGTTAGGAGGGGAATAACGGATCTCCAGATAATAAAGAGGCTCACTCATCTGGCTATGGGTTTCTGCCAGGGCAGGTACTGCCTATTTAATGGGGCCGTCGTCGTTGCCCAAAGAACTGGGAAAAAGTTGAGCGAGATAGACCTTCCCGTTGCTAGGTCACCTATAAAGAATGTTAGAATGGGCGTTCTCGCTAGGAGGTGA
- a CDS encoding sodium/proline symporter, which yields MNFGVLFGFLVYLVILAYIGWWANRYTRTEDQYFVGGRKVHVLAATLSDKASDFSGWLMLGYPGSAFKAGLGAFWAAIGCLYGTLADYLLIGPRLRIYAGKFRAITLPDYLEARLRDNTKLIRVLSAAIILVFMTAYVAAQFTAGGKTFAEGFGVSVTTGILITVIILTAYVITGGFFAVVWTDVVQAMFMLMTLIIVPILALVEVGGLDSATAAIASVDPAKLHPFGGKTGFAALIFAIGYASWIVGYLGQPHIVTRYMSVEDPRKLRRPGIFISGIWTTIVLWGAFFAGFLGYAMVVKGLIKVDDPEKIVPALAVHFLPSWLAGFVIAGIISAVMSTADSQLLVASSAIARDIYHKVLGQELGKKQMVNISRIVVATVALVALIFAIKGPGVIYEMVATAWGGLAVGFGPILTLSLWWKRVTKEAGIVGMAYGLVSEVILEAKIYGWAFNPNAPGFFGTLGRIFDGVPVFFINFFVTFFIIIIVSLLTKPPEDVVRLHEQLFTKVPVEKTEKRAIARTMSQVENVFAFATSSGLI from the coding sequence ATGAACTTCGGTGTGCTCTTTGGGTTCTTGGTATATTTAGTAATACTTGCATATATAGGATGGTGGGCCAATAGGTATACGAGGACTGAAGATCAGTACTTCGTTGGCGGCAGGAAAGTTCACGTTCTCGCAGCAACTCTCTCAGATAAGGCAAGTGATTTTTCAGGATGGTTAATGCTTGGTTATCCTGGGAGTGCATTTAAAGCAGGCCTTGGTGCTTTCTGGGCTGCAATAGGCTGTCTCTACGGAACCTTGGCTGACTATCTGCTGATAGGTCCAAGGTTAAGGATATATGCAGGAAAGTTTAGAGCAATAACACTACCTGACTATCTAGAGGCAAGGCTAAGGGATAACACAAAGCTCATCCGAGTTCTAAGTGCAGCTATAATTCTAGTATTCATGACAGCTTACGTTGCTGCTCAGTTCACTGCGGGAGGAAAGACCTTCGCTGAGGGTTTTGGAGTAAGCGTCACAACTGGTATATTGATTACGGTGATAATCTTAACTGCTTATGTTATTACTGGAGGTTTCTTTGCCGTAGTTTGGACCGATGTAGTTCAAGCAATGTTTATGCTGATGACCCTAATAATAGTCCCAATTTTGGCGCTAGTTGAAGTTGGTGGCCTTGATTCTGCCACTGCTGCAATAGCTTCAGTTGATCCAGCAAAACTCCATCCGTTTGGAGGTAAAACTGGTTTTGCAGCGTTGATATTTGCAATAGGCTATGCTTCATGGATAGTTGGTTATCTCGGACAGCCACACATAGTTACAAGGTACATGAGTGTTGAGGATCCTAGGAAGCTCAGAAGGCCCGGGATATTCATTAGTGGAATCTGGACCACAATAGTTCTTTGGGGTGCTTTCTTTGCGGGCTTCCTTGGATATGCAATGGTTGTTAAGGGTTTGATCAAAGTTGATGATCCTGAAAAGATAGTTCCAGCCTTGGCAGTTCACTTCTTACCAAGTTGGCTTGCAGGTTTTGTTATCGCTGGAATAATATCTGCGGTGATGAGTACTGCAGATTCACAGTTGTTAGTTGCTTCGTCTGCAATAGCGAGGGATATCTACCACAAGGTTCTAGGTCAGGAACTAGGGAAGAAGCAGATGGTGAATATATCTAGAATTGTTGTTGCCACCGTTGCTTTAGTTGCTCTGATATTTGCGATAAAGGGTCCAGGAGTCATATATGAGATGGTTGCAACCGCATGGGGAGGCCTTGCAGTAGGCTTCGGCCCGATACTAACTCTCAGCCTATGGTGGAAAAGAGTAACGAAGGAGGCAGGGATAGTCGGAATGGCCTATGGTCTAGTAAGTGAGGTAATCTTGGAAGCAAAGATCTACGGATGGGCATTCAATCCAAACGCTCCAGGGTTCTTTGGAACCCTTGGAAGGATATTCGATGGTGTCCCAGTGTTCTTTATAAACTTCTTCGTTACCTTCTTCATAATCATAATAGTCAGCCTCCTCACGAAGCCCCCCGAGGATGTAGTCAGGCTACATGAGCAACTCTTCACAAAAGTACCAGTTGAGAAGACGGAAAAGAGAGCTATCGCAAGGACAATGAGCCAAGTAGAAAACGTGTTTGCCTTTGCAACTTCCTCTGGTCTCATTTGA